CAGTGACCCGATCGCGGATGGCGGTGACATCCAACGTTCGTCGGAACACGCGGTGCGCTCCGGCGTCGACGTTTCCGCGGTACTCGAGCTGGTGAAGGGCGCACGCGCGGCCGGAATCGATTCGTTGCCGATCGTGCTGATGACCTATACGAATCCGGTCGTGCGCTTCGGGGTCGAGCGCTTCGCGCGCGAAGCGCGGGACGCCGGTGCCGATGCCGTCATCCTGTCAGACCTTCCGCCCGAGGAATCGCCCGAGATCTGGGGCGCCCTGGACGCCGCGGGTCTCGATACCGTGGTGCTGGTCGCGCCGACCACCCCCGATGCGCGGCTGCCGCTGCTGATGGCACGTGCCCGCGGATTCGCCTACTGCCTGGCGCGCACCGGTGTGACGGGGGCCGGAGGGGGTGAGGCGGGTGACGTTTCGCAGCGCATTGCGGCGATTCGCCGGCACACGCAGCTCCCGATCGCCGTCGGCTTCGGCATTTCGAACGCCGAGCAAGCGCGGAAACTCGCGAGTGGCGCGGACGCCGTGATCGTGGGAGCGGCGTTCATGCGGGCGATCGCCTCCAGTCACGATGCGAAGGGAGCGATCGAGGCGTTCGGAAAACTTTCGCGTGAACTCGCGGGCGCCCTGGTGGCATCTGAGTAACTCGCGAGTCCGCGGCTCGGACTGGCGAGGCGCGAAAAAGCCAGCAAACGAAAGTGTTCATCGCGTGATTCCACGGCCGGAACGACGCGTCGCCGCGAGCGGTTTGGCCGCGACACCGGCCTCGGGCTATTCTCGCCTTAAGTCGGTGTCGCGTCATGCCGATACGCCCTGAAGCCGGGAACGATTCCCGGGCGGGAGTGGAGGAGAATTCACGATGCTGGTCCTAACAAGGAAGTTAGGAGAGAACATCCGGATCGGAGACTCGGTCAAGATCACCGTGCTCGAGGTACGCTCGGGCCAGGTGAAGCTCGGCATCGAGGCGCCGCCGGAGGTGAAGGTGCATCGCGAGGAGATCTACGCCCGCATCCAGGAGGAAAATCGGCGTGCGCAGGGTGGTCCGGGAGGAACGCCGGACGCTGGCGACGCCGCAGGCGATCAAACGAGGCGCGACCCTCGCGGCTCTTCCTGAGCCGAGCGCGGCCGAAGGCCTCGGCGGAGGCGCGCGCCGCGGGCGCCGCGAACCA
This window of the Candidatus Eisenbacteria bacterium genome carries:
- a CDS encoding tryptophan synthase subunit alpha, producing the protein MSSDPPRRLARAFASRQGRAGLIPFLTAGYPDLESSAAMIRVAAESGALAIEIGIPFSDPIADGGDIQRSSEHAVRSGVDVSAVLELVKGARAAGIDSLPIVLMTYTNPVVRFGVERFAREARDAGADAVILSDLPPEESPEIWGALDAAGLDTVVLVAPTTPDARLPLLMARARGFAYCLARTGVTGAGGGEAGDVSQRIAAIRRHTQLPIAVGFGISNAEQARKLASGADAVIVGAAFMRAIASSHDAKGAIEAFGKLSRELAGALVASE
- the csrA gene encoding carbon storage regulator CsrA; the encoded protein is MLVLTRKLGENIRIGDSVKITVLEVRSGQVKLGIEAPPEVKVHREEIYARIQEENRRAQGGPGGTPDAGDAAGDQTRRDPRGSS